In Fragaria vesca subsp. vesca unplaced genomic scaffold, FraVesHawaii_1.0 scf0513018, whole genome shotgun sequence, one genomic interval encodes:
- the LOC101307364 gene encoding zinc finger protein CONSTANS-LIKE 13-like: protein MNGFKEGEEEAGQQNMGAQKKQQQQKKKRVCDYCGVSMALLYCRADSAKLCFSCDKEVHSANQLFVKHTRSQLCDACDEASASIFCSTESSVLCQNCDWERHNLSSATVHDRRPVEGFTGNPGLNELLAFVGFENLDKKGLVFSEESSGGGGDGGGFDGSGLDESLGLCDGFSDFLVWETPSVVSLDDLIVSNPGHKFQAMGVPPLPKNRNAKCGRHKEEILSQLRVVAKSEPNLMNEDVDLNSFMSFQSPETEQHMQSGGFCTSFEQLAFPAYEAQEFEANDCGKSSEDFFHKGLKRSYLQDCSMVPDLNSNNDGTASHASDGFGGQMICEASSAYPKVPSHECTINRESALTRYKEKKKTRRYDKHIRYESRKVRAESRTRIKGRFAKIDN from the exons atgaaTGGTTTCAAGGAgggggaagaagaagcaggGCAGCAGAACATGGGGGCccagaagaagcagcagcagcagaagaagaagagggtttgTGATTACTGTGGAGTTTCCATGGCTCTGCTTTACTGCAGAGCCGACTCTGCTAAGCTGTGTTTCTCTTGTGACAAAGAAGTCCACTCGGCTAATCAGCTTTTCGTGAAGCATACGAGGTCACAGCTCTGTGACGCTTGTGATGAAGCCTCTGCTTCTATATTTTGCTCCACTGAGAGCTCTGTGCTGTGTCAGAACTGTGACTGGGAAAGGCATAATCTGTCGTCGGCGACGGTGCACGATAGGAGGCCGGTGGAGGGGTTTACTGGGAACCCTGGGTTGAATGAGCTTTTGGCTTTTGTGGGGTTTGAGAATTTGGATAAGAAGGGTTTGGTGTTTAGTGAGGAGAGtagcggtggtggtggtgatggtggtgggtTTGATGGGTCTGGGCTTGATGAGTCGCTGGGTTTGTGTGATGGTTTTTCGGATTTTCTGGTTTGGGAAACTCCCTCTGTTGTTAGtcttgatgatttgattgtttccAATCCGGGTCATAAGTTTCAGGCTATGGGGGTTCCCCCTCTGCCTAAG AACCGGAATGCTAAGTGTGGACGACATAAGGAAGAGATACTGAGTCAGCTTCGGGTAGTAGCGAAGTCGGAACCCAATTTGATGAATGAGGATGTGGATCTTAATTCCTTCATGAGTTTCCAATCACCGGAGACTGAGCAACATATGCAATCAGGGGGTTTCTGTACAAGTTTCGAACAGCTTGCATTTCCTGCTTATGAG GCACAAGAGTTTGAGGCTAATGATTGTGGCAAGTCAAGTGAAGATTTTTTCCATAAAGGATTGAAGAGAAGCTACCTTCAGGACTGTTCTATGGTTCCTGATTTAAATTCTAACAATGATGGCACTGCGAGTCATGCTAGTGATGGTTTTGGAGGGCAAATGATTTGTGAAGCCTCTTCAGCTTACCCGAAAGTTCCTTCACATGAATGTACTATAAATAGGGAGTCTGCTCTCACAAGGtacaaggagaagaagaaaacaaggag GTATGATAAGCACATCAGATATGAATCACGGAAGGTTCGGGCAGAAAGTAGGACAAGAATTAAGGGACGTTTTGCAAAAATAGATAACTGA
- the LOC101291010 gene encoding bidirectional sugar transporter NEC1-like, producing the protein MAPLNLRLMASIFGILGTVGSFLVYLAPIPTFYWIYKKKSTFQFPSLPYSVALFSAMLTLYYAFLKTNSMIIMAINALGIVIETGYLVMFLIYTAPKSRIYTAKFLVIFNVVGFGVIVLSTCLIPNDVLRLQIVGWVNIVFGVGVYASPLIVLKDVIKTKSVEFMSFSLSLSLTLCAILWFFHGLLIKDIFIAAPNVLGFIFGIVQMLMFFIYRKSTKKADLQEYSLSTTTVDVPVNSDTKVVLAVIDIHTQIQVKTGDEKMSSDTDDLENQLPEQGRPEDRSTNTTT; encoded by the exons ATGGCACCCCTTAATCTTCGTCTTATGGCCTCTATATTTGGAATTCTGG GTACCGTCGGCTCGTTCCTCGTTTACCTAGCTCCAAT CCCAACATTTTATTGGATTTacaagaaaaaatcaacatttcAGTTCCCATCTCTACCCTACTCAGTGGCATTGTTTAGCGCCATGTTGACGCTCTACTATGCCTTCCTCAAGACAAACTCTATGATAATCATGGCGATAAATGCCCTTGGCATCGTAATTGAAACCGGGTACCTTGTGATGTTCTTGATTTATACAGCACCAAAATCCAGG ATCTACACAGCAAAGTTTCTTGTCATTTTTAATGTTGTGGGTTTTGGAGTGATCGTATTGAGTACATGCCTCATCCCAAACGATGTTCTGCGGTTGCAAATTGTTGGGTGGGTTAATATCGTGTTTGGTGTTGGTGTATATGCTTCTCCTCTTATTGTTCTG AAAGACGTTATCAAAACAAAGAGTGTCGAGTTCATGTCGTTCTCCTTGTCACTAAGCTTAACTCTATGTGCTATCCTGTGGTTCTTCCATGGCCTTCTAATAAAAGATATATTCATAGCG GCACCAAACGTGTTAGGGTTTATATTCGGGATTGTGCAGATGTTGATGTTCTTCATCTACCGGAAGAGCACCAAGAAAGCTGATTTACAGGAATATAGTCTAAGCACAACCACGGTCGATGTTCCGGTGAATTCTGACACGAAAGTAGTACTGGCAGTAATAGACATTCATACTCAAATTCAAGTGAAAACAGGGGATGAAAAGATGAGTTCTGACACTGATGATCTTGAGAATCAACTACCAGAGCAGGGGCGGCCGGAAGACAGGTCGACCAACACCACCACCTAG
- the LOC101307078 gene encoding RING finger and CHY zinc finger domain-containing protein 1-like — MENSDSPAQKPPNFEKFAHGCDHYRRRCKIRAPCCDQIFGCRHCHNEATSSLSNPKDRHEIVRQDVKQVVCSICDTEQEVAQLCANCGVQMGEYYCDICKFFDDDTMKEQFHCNECGICRVGGRDNFFHCQKCGSCYGVDLRGNHNCIENSMKSQCPVCYEYLFDSVKRTQIMNCGHTMHMDCFIGMQSQNQSRCPLCSKTMVNMSGYWSLLDAEIATTPMPEEYLYEVTILCNDCVETCNVFFHILGNKCTHCGSFNTLRVSGGRQH, encoded by the exons ATGGAAAACTCCGACTCTCCGGCGCAGAAGCCACCGAATTTTGAAAAGTTCGCGCACGG gTGTGACCATTATCGGAGACGCTGCAAGATTCGAGCCCCTTGCTGCGATCAGATCTTCGGCTGTAGACATTGCCACAACGAAGCCACC AGCTCTCTGAGTAATCCGAAGGATCGGCATGAGATTGTGAGGCAGGATGTGAAGCAG GTGGTGTGCTCCATTTGCGACACTGAGCAAGAG GTTGCTCAGCTTTGCGCAAACTGCGGTGTGCAGATGGGAGAGTATTACTGCGATATCTGCAAGttctttgatgatgat ACCATGAAAGAACAATTTCATTGCAATGAGTGCGGAATTTGTAG AGTCGGTGGACGTGACAATTTTTTCCATTGTCAGAAATGTG GATCTTGCTATGGAGTGGATCTACGCGGTAATCACAATTGTATAGAAAATTCCATGAAGAGCCAGTGCCCTGTCTGTTACGAG TATCTCTTTGACTCGGTTAAAAGAACGCAGATAATGAACTGTGGGCACACGATGCATATGGATTGCTTCATTGGGATGCAGTCACAGAATCA GTCTCGTTGTCCCCTTTGCTCCAAGACAATGGTCAACATGAGTGGTTACTGGAGTCTGTTGGATGCAGAG ATCGCAACTACTCCCATGCCTGAAGAGTACCTGTATGAG GTTACTATCCTCTGCAATGATTGTGTTGAAACATGCAATGTGTTTTTTCACATTCTGGGGAACAAGTGCACCCACTGCGGTTCATTTAACACCCTCAGAGTTTCAGGTGGTCGTCAACATTGA
- the LOC101290718 gene encoding bidirectional sugar transporter SWEET14-like has product MAAPDLHTLASVFGILGTSVSFLVLLAPLLTFYEIYKRKSADGFQSLPYSVALFSAMLMLYYAYLKTNSPLLLGINTFGSIMETIYLIVYMIYAPSKPRIFTAKLLALFNILAYGVIVAITYQIPNRFLQIKVVGCINVIFSVCVFAAPLGILRLVVKTKSTEYMSLPLSLCLTLCAIMWFCYGILIKDLFVAAPNILGLTFGMAQNDFVTWFTGTPRSPSYQNSNSTRCQTELLQQVMK; this is encoded by the exons ATGGCAGCTCCTGATCTTCATACCCTGGCCTCTGTTTTTGGCATATTAg GTACCTCCGTCTCCTTCCTCGTCTTACTAGCCCCACT CTTGACATTTTATGAGATATACAAGAGAAAATCTGCAGACGGGTTCCAATCTTTACCATATTCAGTTGCTCTGTTCAGTGCAATGTTAATGTTATACTATGCCTACTTGAAAACAAATTCTCCTTTGCTCTTGGGAATTAATACATTTGGCTCCATCATGGAAACTATATACCTTATAGTTTACATGATCTATGCACCCTCCAAACCCAGG ATTTTCACGGCAAAACTGTTGGCCTTGTTCAATATTTTGGCATATGGGGTGATAGTAGCTATCACTTACCAAATCCCAAATCGTTTCCTGCAGATTAAAGTCGTTGGATGCATCAATGTCATCTTCTCCGTCTGCGTTTTTGCTGCACCACTTGGCATTCTG AGGCTGGTTGTTAAAACGAAGAGTACGGAATACATGTCTTTGCCACTATCATTGTGCTTGACTCTTTGTGCTATCATGTGGTTCTGCTATGGGATATTGATCAAGGATTTGTTTGTAGCG GCCCCAAATATCTTAGGGCTTACATTTGGAATGGCGCAGAATGATTTTGTTACGTGGTTTACAGGAACACCCAGAAGCCCATCTTACCAGAATTCAAACTCAACGAGATGCCAAACAGAGTTGCTGCAGCAAGTGATGAAGTAA